The following proteins are co-located in the Vigna angularis cultivar LongXiaoDou No.4 chromosome 2, ASM1680809v1, whole genome shotgun sequence genome:
- the LOC108328278 gene encoding pterocarpan synthase 1 gives MANSKNLTCIFTIILTLLFSFAAAKSSTFYRNLSPVSLGFKKEKLSHLHFFFHDILSSPNPTAVRVVEPHTTNSSFGLITMADDPLTVGPEPGSKVVGKAQGIYGSAAQEEIGFLMIMNLVFTEGKFNGSTLSLLGRNAVLSTVREMPIVGGSGAFRFARGYAQAKTHTLDFKTGDAVVEYNVYVFHY, from the coding sequence ATGGCCAACTCCAAAAACCTTACATGCATTTTCACCATCATTCTCACCCTTCTCTTTTCGTTCGCAGCCGCAAAATCTTCTACTTTCTACCGAAACCTATCTCCCGTGTCTTTGGGATTCAAGAAGGAGAAGCTCAGCCACcttcacttcttcttccacgACATTCTCAGCAGCCCAAATCCCACCGCAGTTAGAGTGGTTGAACCCCACACGACCAATAGTTCCTTCGGACTCATAACAATGGCCGACGACCCATTGACCGTGGGCCCCGAACCCGGATCCAAAGTCGTCGGAAAGGCTCAGGGAATTTACGGGTCTGCCGCCCAAGAAGAAATTGGGTTCTTGATGATCATGAACTTGGTGTTCACCGAAGGGAAATTCAATGGCAGCACTCTGAGCCTGTTGGGGCGGAATGCCGTGCTCTCCACCGTGAGAGAAATGCCGATCGTAGGAGGAAGCGGCGCTTTTCGGTTCGCACGTGGGTATGCTCAGGCGAAGACTCACACGCTTGATTTCAAAACTGGGGATGCTGTAGTGGAGTACAATGTCTACGTGTTCCATTATTAA
- the LOC108328501 gene encoding dirigent protein 22, translating to MAMANSRSFTAFFTVIFLSLLFSFATAKSYTFYRSLSRKSLGLKKEKLSHLHFFFHDIVSGPNPTAVRVAEAPSTNSSSTLFGFIAMIDDPLTVGPEPGSKLVGKAQGVYGSAAQQETGLLMVMNFVFTEGKYNGSTLSLLGRNAVFSAVREMPIVGGSGAFRFARGYAQAMTHTFDLKTGDAVVEYNVYVFHY from the coding sequence ATGGCCATGGCTAATTCCAGAAGCTTCACAGCCTTTTTCACCGTCATCTTTCTCAGCCTACTGTTCTCATTCGCCACCGCAAAATCTTATACTTTCTACCGAAGCCTATCTCGGAAGTCTTTGGGGCTGAAGAAGGAGAAGCTGAGCCACcttcacttcttcttccacgACATTGTCAGCGGTCCAAACCCCACCGCCGTCAGAGTGGCGGAGGCCCCCTCCACCAACTCTTCTTCCACACTTTTCGGATTTATAGCTATGATCGACGACCCATTGACGGTGGGCCCCGAACCTGGATCCAAACTTGTGGGAAAGGCCCAAGGTGTTTACGGATCTGCAGCCCAACAGGAAACGGGCCTGTTGATGGTAATGAACTTCGTGTTCACGGAAGGGAAATACAATGGCAGCACGCTGAGCTTGTTGGGGCGGAACGCGGTGTTCTCTGCCGTGAGGGAAATGCCAATCGTTGGAGGAAGCGGGGCTTTTCGGTTCGCACGTGGGTATGCTCAGGCAATGACTCACACGTTTGATCTGAAGACCGGAGATGCTGTTGTGGAGTACAACGTTTACGTGTTCCATTATTAA
- the LOC108327559 gene encoding pterocarpan synthase 1: protein MAYSKSLTSIFTIIVLNLILSFASAKSSTFYQNLSPKSLGLKKEKLSHLHFFFHDIVSGPNPTAVRVAESPSTNSSSTLFGFIAMIDDPLTVGPEPESKVVGKAQGVYGSASQHELGLLMVMNLMFTEGKYNGSTLSLLGRNAVFSTIREMPIIGGSRAFRFARGYAQAKTYTFDLKTGNAVVEYNVYVLHY, encoded by the coding sequence ATGGCTTACTCCAAAAGTCTCACATCCATTTTCACCATCATCGTTCTCAACCTAATCTTATCATTTGCTAGCGCAAAATCTTCTACATTCTATCAAAACCTATCCCCGAAGTCTTTGGGGCTGAAGAAGGAGAAGCTCAGCCACcttcacttcttcttccacgACATTGTCAGCGGCCCAAACCCCACCGCCGTCAGAGTGGCGGAGTCCCCTTCCACCAACTCTTCCTCCACGCTTTTCGGATTCATAGCAATGATCGACGACCCATTGACTGTGGGCCCCGAACCCGAATCCAAAGTCGTGGGAAAGGCTCAAGGAGTATACGGGTCTGCATCCCAACACGAACTGGGTCTATTGATGGTAATGAACTTGATGTTCACGGAAGGTAAATACAATGGCAGCACACTGAGCTTGTTGGGGCGGAATGCGGTGTTCTCTACCATAAGGGAAATGCCAATAATCGGAGGAAGTAGGGCTTTTCGGTTTGCACGTGGTTATGCTCAGGCAAAGACTTACACGTTTGATTTAAAGACAGGAAATGCTGTTGTGGAGTACAACGTTTACGTTTTGCATTATTAA
- the LOC108328428 gene encoding pterocarpan synthase 1, with amino-acid sequence MANSTIFLCLNLSLLISLVTATYYQSLTPMLMGFREDKFTHLHFFFHDVVTGPNPSMVIVAEPNGKAKDALPFGTVVAMDDPLTAGPEPDSKLVGKAQGIYTSISQAEMGLMMVMTMAFTDGDFNGSTISVLARNMIMSEPVREMAIVGGTGVFRFARGYAQARFHSVDFSKGDAIVEYDVFVNHY; translated from the coding sequence ATGGCCAACTCTACCATTTTCCTTTGCCTTAACCTCTCTTTACTAATCTCTCTCGTCACCGCCACTTACTATCAAAGCCTAACCCCAATGCTGATGGGTTTCCGTGAGGACAAGTTCACTCATcttcacttcttcttccacgACGTAGTCACCGGGCCCAACCCCAGCATGGTCATTGTCGCCGAGCCCAACGGAAAAGCCAAGGACGCCCTTCCCTTCGGCACCGTTGTCGCCATGGACGACCCCTTGACGGCCGGACCCGAACCCGACTCCAAACTCGTGGGGAAGGCCCAGGGCATTTACACTTCCATATCTCAGGCCGAGATGGGGCTCATGATGGTTATGACCATGGCCTTCACCGACGGAGACTTCAACGGCAGCACCATCAGCGTGTTGGCCAGAAACATGATCATGAGCGAACCCGTTAGGGAAATGGCCATCGTTGGTGGCACTGGGGTTTTTCGCTTCGCTCGTGGCTACGCTCAGGCCAGGTTCCACTCCGTCGATTTCTCCAAAGGCGATGCCATCGTCGAATACGACGTCTTCGTCAATCATTATTGA